One region of Leptolyngbya sp. FACHB-261 genomic DNA includes:
- a CDS encoding GspE/PulE family protein, translated as MTNPSSKPRTALIVQQSFSPFGNKLVQSGYIDNDRMRQALMESRRSKRPLLDVLESITGQQLPPDLLRQYKRQQLFELKILYGVDSLDPEIDQAKMSGSQVSALISTPDNPQGLIPIDFCRLHQLVPLSRTESNALVAMVDPDNLGALDELNRLLRTQSLTLQRMVVTVEDFQQIFDRYLDEQAQKQKQIEVKTDDLDFDTLEEGSDGSLDEPESLEAALNDAEAAPIIALVNKILAKALSEDVSDIHIEPQEESLRIRYRKDGVLREAFDALPKKIIPAVTSRFKIISNLDIAERRQPQDGRIQRVFQSRKVDFRVSTLPSRYGEKIVLRILDNSATQLGLQNLISDPESLETVQQMVSRPFGLILVTGPTGSGKTTTLYSALQERNDPGVNISTAEDPIEYTLPGLTQVQVLREKGMDFAKILRAFLRQDPDVILVGETRDRETAKTAIEAALTGHLVLTTLHTNDAASAIARLEEMGVESFMVSSSLIGVLAQRLVRRVCGECRIPYTPSIDELGRFGLSASRHAELTFYKANTLLPEAVQEVKARGGTICTKCGGSGYKGRCGVYEVMRVTEDLQALITEGAPTERIKEVAVEQGMKTLLSYSLDLVRQGLTTLDEVERVTFTDTGLEAELKAKRKSSLTCRCCGAESKPEWLDCPYCTTPRFADN; from the coding sequence ATGACGAATCCTTCATCCAAGCCCCGCACCGCTCTAATTGTCCAGCAGAGCTTCTCGCCCTTCGGCAATAAGCTGGTTCAATCTGGTTACATCGACAATGATCGGATGCGCCAGGCTCTCATGGAAAGCCGCAGGAGCAAACGCCCTCTGCTGGATGTACTTGAAAGCATTACAGGCCAGCAGTTGCCTCCAGATCTACTGCGGCAATACAAGCGTCAGCAGCTCTTCGAGCTCAAGATCCTCTACGGCGTTGATTCTCTTGATCCGGAAATTGATCAAGCTAAAATGTCCGGCAGCCAGGTCAGCGCGCTCATTAGCACGCCGGACAATCCTCAAGGGTTAATCCCCATCGATTTCTGTCGTTTACACCAGCTTGTGCCGCTCTCTAGGACGGAGAGCAATGCGTTGGTAGCGATGGTAGATCCAGATAACCTCGGTGCCCTTGATGAGTTAAATCGTCTACTGCGAACCCAGAGCTTGACTCTGCAACGCATGGTGGTCACGGTTGAAGATTTCCAGCAGATTTTTGACCGTTACTTAGACGAGCAAGCTCAGAAGCAGAAGCAAATCGAAGTTAAAACCGATGACTTAGACTTCGATACGCTGGAAGAAGGGTCTGATGGCTCACTTGATGAACCTGAATCGTTAGAGGCTGCGCTTAACGATGCTGAAGCTGCCCCGATCATCGCTTTGGTTAACAAAATTTTGGCTAAAGCCCTAAGCGAGGACGTCTCAGACATTCACATTGAGCCACAGGAAGAATCACTACGCATCCGCTACCGCAAAGATGGGGTGCTCCGTGAGGCCTTTGATGCTCTGCCTAAGAAGATTATTCCAGCGGTTACCTCTCGCTTCAAAATCATCTCCAACTTAGACATTGCCGAGCGTCGTCAACCTCAGGACGGCCGCATCCAACGAGTCTTTCAAAGCCGTAAAGTTGACTTTCGAGTCAGTACCCTACCTTCTCGCTACGGTGAGAAGATTGTGTTGCGGATTCTAGATAACTCTGCAACTCAACTCGGTCTTCAAAACCTGATCTCCGATCCGGAGAGTCTGGAGACTGTGCAGCAGATGGTGAGCCGACCCTTCGGTTTGATCCTGGTGACAGGACCCACTGGATCTGGTAAAACCACCACTTTGTACTCCGCGCTACAGGAGCGCAATGACCCTGGTGTCAACATCAGCACTGCTGAGGATCCCATCGAGTACACTCTGCCCGGTCTAACCCAGGTACAGGTGCTGCGTGAGAAGGGTATGGATTTTGCCAAAATCCTGCGAGCTTTTCTGCGGCAAGATCCAGATGTGATTTTGGTGGGTGAAACCCGAGACCGGGAGACGGCCAAGACAGCCATTGAAGCTGCACTAACAGGTCACTTAGTGCTTACGACGCTGCACACAAACGACGCAGCTAGTGCCATTGCTCGTCTTGAGGAGATGGGCGTCGAGTCTTTCATGGTATCTAGTTCGCTGATTGGGGTACTAGCGCAGCGGCTAGTACGTCGAGTTTGTGGGGAGTGTCGCATCCCATATACTCCATCAATCGATGAGTTGGGCCGCTTTGGTCTGTCTGCCTCACGTCATGCTGAGTTGACCTTCTACAAAGCTAATACTCTACTGCCAGAGGCTGTGCAGGAAGTAAAAGCCCGAGGAGGCACCATCTGCACCAAATGTGGTGGTAGTGGCTACAAAGGCCGTTGTGGGGTGTATGAGGTCATGCGAGTGACTGAGGATTTGCAAGCCCTGATCACTGAAGGGGCACCCACTGAACGCATTAAGGAAGTTGCGGTTGAGCAGGGCATGAAAACGCTGCTATCCTACAGCCTCGATTTAGTTCGTCAGGGGCTAACGACACTAGATGAAGTTGAGCGGGTAACCTTCACAGATACGGGACTAGAAGCTGAACTGAAGGCTAAACGCAAGAGTTCGTTGACCTGCCGTTGTTGTGGAGCAGAATCTAAGCCGGAGTGGCTCGATTGCCCCTACTGCACCACACCTCGCTTTGCAGATAACTAA
- a CDS encoding type IV pilus twitching motility protein PilT, with protein MDYMIEDLMEECVEKGGSDIHISTSLPPYIRISGHLTPTDRDPLTAEECQRLIFSMLNNTQRKNLEQNWELDCSYGVRGLARFRVNVYKDRGTYAACLRALSSKIPDMELLGMPDVVREMSEKPRGLILVTGPTGSGKSTTLASMLNNINKTRAEHILTIEDPIEFVYEPIKSLVHQRQVGEDTKSFANALRAALREDPDVILVGEMRDLETIQLAISAAETGHLVFGTLHTSSAAQTVDRMVDVFPPEQQMQVRVQLSNSLVAVFSQTLVPRLNPKPGEYGRIMAQEIMIVTPAISNLIREGKTSQMYSMIQTGAKLGMQTLEKVLADLYKAKKISFDSAMSKTSRPDELQRMLGGAMPTDSKAGQGTSKPPVRA; from the coding sequence ATGGACTACATGATCGAAGACCTGATGGAAGAATGCGTCGAGAAGGGCGGCTCTGACATTCACATTTCCACCAGTCTTCCCCCCTATATCCGTATCAGTGGTCATCTAACCCCAACGGACCGGGATCCGCTGACGGCTGAGGAATGCCAACGGCTGATCTTCTCGATGCTCAACAACACTCAGCGCAAGAACTTAGAGCAGAACTGGGAGTTGGATTGTTCCTATGGGGTGCGTGGCTTAGCTCGCTTCCGGGTGAATGTTTACAAGGACCGGGGCACCTATGCTGCCTGTTTGCGAGCGCTATCTTCCAAGATTCCAGATATGGAATTGCTGGGGATGCCAGATGTAGTACGCGAGATGTCAGAGAAGCCTAGAGGTTTGATCCTGGTGACCGGACCCACCGGTTCAGGTAAGTCAACAACGCTGGCGTCGATGCTCAATAACATCAATAAAACTCGGGCCGAGCACATTCTGACCATTGAAGACCCGATCGAATTCGTGTACGAACCGATCAAGAGTCTGGTCCACCAACGTCAGGTCGGAGAGGACACTAAGAGTTTTGCCAACGCTCTACGCGCCGCCTTACGGGAAGACCCAGATGTCATTCTGGTTGGCGAAATGCGGGATTTGGAAACCATTCAGTTAGCTATTTCAGCAGCAGAAACGGGTCACTTGGTTTTCGGTACCTTGCACACCAGTTCTGCGGCGCAAACGGTTGACCGTATGGTGGACGTTTTTCCGCCAGAGCAACAGATGCAGGTGCGTGTACAGTTGTCCAACTCGCTGGTGGCAGTGTTTTCCCAGACTCTGGTTCCCAGGCTGAACCCCAAACCCGGAGAATACGGTCGGATTATGGCCCAGGAAATCATGATTGTGACCCCTGCAATCTCAAACCTGATTCGGGAGGGTAAGACCTCGCAGATGTACTCCATGATTCAGACTGGCGCTAAGCTGGGCATGCAAACCCTGGAAAAGGTGCTGGCAGACCTTTACAAAGCCAAGAAGATTTCGTTTGACTCAGCCATGTCCAAGACTTCTCGGCCTGACGAACTACAACGGATGCTGGGCGGTGCAATGCCGACTGATTCGAAGGCTGGGCAGGGTACCTCCAAGCCACCCGTACGAGCTTAG
- a CDS encoding type II secretion system F family protein — protein sequence MPTYVARARDSQGNSTKQRVVAESASEARSVLRERGLYVLDLKQAQAFDPSTFDLAQIGTAMAKITVKDKAVFSRQFAALVNAGVSMVRGLGVLAEQCENPKLKGCLVEIRSDVEQGSNLSDSMRKHPEAFDGLYCSMVQAGEVGGVLDEVLNRLSKLLEDQARLQNQIKSAMAYPTTVGTLAVLIFIGMVVFILPTFAGVFKQLGGELPAFTQFMMNISVFLRTPQYSVGLILVLFGLSIVYRRYYNTRVGRETIDRLTLKLPLFGDLIQKTAVARFCRTFGALSGAGVPILTALEIVRDTSGNQVIANAIDEARRSIKEGGMISLAIQKEQVFPVMAVQMINIGEETGELDKMLLKVADFYDDEIEQTVKALTSIMEPIMIAVLGGMVGSILVAMYLPMFKIFDLMG from the coding sequence ATGCCCACCTATGTCGCTCGTGCCCGCGATTCTCAGGGCAACTCTACCAAGCAACGCGTCGTCGCTGAGTCTGCCAGTGAAGCACGCAGCGTATTACGTGAGCGGGGCCTTTATGTGTTGGACCTTAAGCAAGCACAGGCTTTTGACCCCAGCACTTTTGACTTGGCTCAGATCGGTACAGCGATGGCCAAGATCACGGTCAAAGACAAGGCCGTTTTCTCCCGTCAGTTTGCTGCGCTGGTGAATGCAGGCGTTTCCATGGTGCGGGGGCTTGGCGTTCTAGCAGAGCAGTGTGAGAACCCCAAGCTTAAAGGCTGCCTAGTCGAGATTCGTTCGGATGTAGAGCAGGGCAGTAATCTCTCAGACTCAATGCGCAAGCATCCGGAGGCGTTTGATGGTTTGTACTGCAGCATGGTTCAAGCAGGCGAGGTCGGCGGTGTACTAGATGAAGTGCTCAACCGTCTGTCTAAGCTTTTAGAAGACCAAGCCCGCTTGCAGAACCAGATCAAGTCAGCCATGGCTTACCCAACCACTGTGGGTACACTGGCGGTTCTAATTTTTATTGGAATGGTGGTATTCATTCTGCCAACCTTTGCTGGTGTGTTTAAGCAGTTGGGCGGCGAACTGCCAGCGTTTACCCAATTCATGATGAACATCAGCGTATTCTTAAGAACGCCACAGTATTCTGTGGGGCTGATTCTCGTCCTGTTCGGTCTGAGCATCGTTTACAGGCGTTACTACAATACGCGCGTAGGCCGGGAAACCATTGACCGTTTGACCCTTAAGCTACCTCTGTTTGGTGACTTAATTCAAAAAACGGCTGTGGCTCGCTTCTGCCGTACCTTTGGCGCCCTATCGGGCGCAGGGGTACCGATTCTGACGGCCCTTGAGATTGTGCGCGACACCTCAGGCAACCAAGTGATCGCCAACGCAATCGATGAAGCCCGTCGCTCAATCAAGGAAGGCGGCATGATCAGCCTTGCTATTCAGAAAGAGCAGGTCTTTCCGGTCATGGCAGTACAAATGATCAACATCGGTGAGGAAACAGGCGAACTGGACAAGATGCTTTTGAAGGTAGCTGATTTCTACGATGATGAAATTGAGCAAACAGTGAAAGCTCTCACCAGCATTATGGAACCAATAATGATTGCCGTACTGGGCGGTATGGTCGGCTCCATTCTGGTAGCAATGTACTTACCGATGTTCAAGATCTTCGACTTGATGGGCTAA
- a CDS encoding DUF3685 domain-containing protein → MTDFSPGETVRLVLIESDAIFLLGLRTLFNQVAGFEVIAETSDLALLPPLGELVADLAILGAGDQAVLTCEELRSRYPDLPILLLSDAPTQPRVRQLVQGQCSKGTDPGRLLRVAQQVARGQTWWDLPLSVSELAPASSQRKGGWLATTVQSWRSGLLTSSSLTQLQAELDRLEAKLRSTNLSVPQRLFLQGRMRELRASRRLIQSILGTLSPAAKPPTLPSSPSTPLVIQPPASLQVATPVSLFERVFLRFQRSNLTNCTGTPLELDILREDKQRELLLTVLGTLENTVRELPANLRLTDLEQKRSRLLLAVWRESTRNFFGRYYSLPRQELNYEVTETLLLSAERVERENLNQIPLVPELLAHLVLRTGFNIDNRAYAYNEPIAQQRAEVLLQNLVLHLACAVIAPLLNQFAHEPEIKREFYGRQLVTTRDIERFRNRLTWRYRLEKYFVEPRNLFESSLPLLVVEPIGIECFKIYSPRDQELNQLSGLGATVTLALETWDAVGPGVRAVITFVGNGVIYVLTILGKGLGLVGKGILQGIGDSLRNSESNSRKNS, encoded by the coding sequence GTGACCGATTTCTCTCCTGGTGAGACCGTACGTTTGGTGTTGATCGAGAGTGATGCGATCTTCCTCTTAGGTCTACGCACTCTCTTTAATCAAGTCGCTGGTTTCGAGGTAATTGCCGAAACCAGCGACTTGGCGCTTTTACCGCCTTTAGGCGAACTGGTTGCCGATCTGGCAATTCTGGGAGCAGGCGACCAAGCAGTTCTGACCTGTGAAGAGTTGCGCAGCCGCTATCCTGATTTGCCCATTTTGCTTTTGAGTGACGCTCCAACTCAGCCGCGTGTACGTCAGTTAGTTCAGGGCCAATGCTCTAAGGGAACTGACCCTGGCAGACTGCTTAGAGTGGCGCAACAAGTTGCACGAGGACAAACTTGGTGGGATCTGCCCCTATCTGTTTCAGAACTCGCACCTGCGTCAAGCCAGCGGAAAGGTGGTTGGTTAGCCACAACAGTTCAATCTTGGCGGTCTGGTTTGCTGACTAGCAGCAGTTTGACTCAGTTACAGGCTGAGTTGGATCGCTTGGAAGCCAAGCTACGCTCTACGAATTTATCAGTGCCGCAGCGCTTATTTTTGCAGGGTCGTATGCGAGAATTGCGAGCTTCTCGACGGTTGATTCAATCTATTTTAGGCACGCTCAGCCCTGCTGCGAAGCCTCCCACCCTGCCTTCGTCTCCATCCACGCCCTTGGTCATCCAGCCGCCAGCAAGCCTGCAAGTTGCTACTCCGGTGTCGCTGTTTGAGCGCGTATTTCTACGCTTTCAAAGGAGTAACCTCACAAATTGCACTGGAACACCATTAGAGCTGGATATTCTGCGCGAGGATAAACAGCGAGAATTGCTCTTAACTGTTCTAGGAACTCTAGAAAACACTGTCCGTGAACTTCCAGCCAACCTAAGATTGACTGACTTAGAACAGAAACGCTCACGGCTACTATTAGCAGTTTGGCGCGAGTCAACCCGCAACTTCTTTGGGCGGTACTATAGCCTACCGCGTCAGGAACTGAATTATGAAGTCACGGAAACACTGCTGCTATCAGCAGAGCGAGTCGAGCGAGAGAACCTCAACCAGATACCATTAGTGCCAGAGCTGTTAGCCCACTTAGTTCTGCGAACTGGTTTCAACATTGATAACCGAGCTTACGCTTACAACGAGCCAATTGCTCAGCAGCGGGCAGAAGTACTATTACAAAATTTGGTACTGCACTTGGCTTGTGCAGTAATTGCTCCTTTGTTGAACCAGTTCGCTCATGAGCCAGAGATCAAACGAGAATTCTACGGACGACAGCTAGTCACGACTCGTGACATTGAGCGCTTTCGCAATCGCTTGACTTGGCGCTATCGTCTTGAAAAGTATTTTGTAGAACCGCGTAATCTGTTTGAGAGCAGTCTGCCGTTATTAGTAGTTGAACCAATTGGTATCGAGTGCTTTAAGATTTATTCGCCTCGTGACCAGGAGCTTAATCAACTCTCTGGATTGGGGGCTACAGTTACGCTTGCGCTAGAAACCTGGGATGCTGTGGGACCTGGTGTACGGGCTGTTATAACCTTCGTTGGCAATGGCGTGATTTATGTGCTCACGATTCTCGGTAAAGGCTTGGGTTTAGTCGGCAAAGGCATTCTTCAAGGCATCGGCGACTCTTTACGTAATTCAGAATCTAACTCACGCAAAAATAGCTAA
- a CDS encoding DUF565 domain-containing protein, whose translation MTQDTRLSTLVDALLDYLEGIFRNPWRRLLVLLLSLLLGAFLGHNIPALTGARSFLDEFVALGIVISTELINWIVHANFLGLRNTFLSSALNALKLGLEFALAVEACKLGS comes from the coding sequence GTGACCCAAGACACCCGTCTCAGCACGCTTGTTGATGCTCTCCTAGATTATTTGGAGGGCATCTTTCGCAATCCTTGGCGGCGTCTACTGGTGCTGCTGCTGTCGCTGTTGTTGGGAGCTTTTTTAGGGCACAACATACCCGCGCTGACTGGGGCACGCTCTTTTTTGGATGAGTTCGTTGCTTTGGGAATCGTAATCTCTACTGAGTTGATTAACTGGATTGTCCATGCGAACTTTCTAGGCTTGAGAAACACCTTTCTCTCGTCTGCCCTCAACGCCTTGAAATTGGGCTTAGAGTTTGCCCTAGCAGTTGAAGCCTGTAAGCTGGGAAGTTAG
- a CDS encoding RidA family protein — translation MSREVVFTANAPAPVGPYSQAIEATGRMLFLSGQIPLDPATGQLVNGDITTQTTRVLDNLKAVLSAAGASLADVVKTTVFLADMEQFNAMNGVYKQYFPEETAPARSCVQVARLPKDVAVEIECIAMRS, via the coding sequence ATGTCTCGCGAAGTCGTCTTTACTGCCAATGCCCCTGCTCCAGTTGGGCCTTATAGCCAAGCCATTGAGGCAACCGGTAGAATGCTGTTTCTATCGGGTCAGATCCCGCTTGACCCAGCGACTGGGCAGTTAGTCAATGGTGACATCACCACTCAAACCACTCGAGTGCTGGACAATCTCAAGGCGGTCTTGAGTGCTGCGGGTGCTTCATTAGCAGACGTGGTGAAGACGACGGTTTTTCTGGCCGACATGGAGCAATTCAATGCAATGAACGGGGTCTATAAGCAGTATTTTCCTGAGGAAACGGCCCCAGCTCGCTCCTGCGTTCAGGTTGCCCGTTTGCCCAAGGATGTGGCGGTAGAGATTGAGTGCATCGCCATGCGCTCTTAG
- a CDS encoding NAD(P)H dehydrogenase subunit NdhS, translated as MPGSAVRVTNLGDTYYGFEGLVQRVTDGHAAVIFGGGNWTKMISFRLSELETVDATAGRKKKK; from the coding sequence ATGCCCGGCTCCGCTGTTCGGGTCACCAACCTGGGTGACACCTACTACGGCTTCGAAGGGCTAGTGCAGCGCGTTACTGATGGTCACGCTGCCGTTATCTTCGGCGGCGGTAACTGGACCAAAATGATCAGCTTCCGACTCTCAGAGCTAGAGACGGTAGATGCGACTGCTGGGCGGAAAAAGAAAAAGTAG
- a CDS encoding shikimate dehydrogenase produces MITGKTALLGIVGHPVEHSLSPAMHNAALTELGLNWAYVPFPVAPEHLKKAVEGFEAIGLRGFNVTIPHKQAILSYLSEISPLAQAVGAVNTVKRTSAGWSGTNTDVEGFIAPLRQQSWLGAVAVILGNGGAARAVVAGCGELGFDEIWVVGRDAGKLSQFAASWSGSKTLPPKTLRTCVWADLKSLLPQASLLVNTTPIGMHPHTDATPLTASELDQTQTALVYDLIYTPRPTQLLHQAQQRGLSIQDGLEMLVQQGAAALTWWTERTAPTATMRQAALRWLDAD; encoded by the coding sequence ATGATCACTGGCAAAACTGCACTGTTAGGCATTGTGGGTCATCCCGTAGAGCACTCGCTGTCGCCCGCCATGCACAATGCTGCCCTAACGGAATTGGGATTGAATTGGGCGTACGTGCCTTTCCCTGTTGCACCCGAGCACTTAAAGAAGGCTGTTGAAGGTTTTGAAGCCATAGGCCTACGCGGCTTCAATGTAACCATTCCTCACAAGCAAGCAATTTTGTCCTACTTGAGCGAGATTTCACCCCTAGCTCAGGCTGTGGGGGCAGTCAACACAGTTAAGCGCACCTCGGCAGGCTGGAGCGGCACCAATACAGATGTTGAAGGCTTCATTGCTCCGTTGCGACAGCAGAGTTGGTTGGGAGCGGTAGCTGTGATTTTAGGCAACGGCGGTGCAGCACGGGCCGTGGTTGCTGGCTGCGGGGAGCTGGGTTTTGACGAAATTTGGGTGGTGGGCCGTGATGCTGGCAAGCTCAGCCAGTTTGCAGCGAGCTGGTCTGGCTCCAAGACCTTGCCCCCCAAAACTTTGAGAACTTGTGTCTGGGCAGATTTAAAATCGCTGTTGCCTCAAGCCAGTTTGCTAGTGAATACGACGCCAATCGGCATGCACCCACACACTGACGCTACGCCGCTGACTGCCTCAGAGTTAGACCAAACTCAGACGGCCCTAGTCTATGACCTGATCTACACGCCGCGCCCAACTCAGTTGCTACACCAGGCTCAGCAGCGTGGCCTGTCGATCCAGGATGGATTGGAGATGCTAGTTCAGCAGGGAGCGGCAGCGTTAACCTGGTGGACAGAGCGAACTGCACCTACAGCAACTATGCGACAGGCTGCTTTGAGGTGGCTGGATGCAGATTGA
- a CDS encoding glycosyltransferase family 39 protein, whose translation MQWLDHLFVGRRRYKDQSKHWPTWKQIPQAKRDFWLLLGIGLLGMLTERLWFWLDQSVPSWDPSEHFNGSMTYWSLLGRAEITSGAWWREFWMASPKYPPLLYILTAPFYALFGTGIDQATLVNLLFGLILMWAVYSLGQHLFSSTVGLWAAVLVWLTPHLYTARTEFLLDYPTTALVTLALYYLTRWRDTHKLAQRWDWTLASGISIGLALLCKQTALLFLLVPLLWLGLESLTQRAWGRFGQWLISLCTVGLVLWPWYRTNWLLILTSSNRAVIESAALEGDPPLNALAAWTYYAANLPRALSWPLLLVPLVGLLLYIWRAWPSSQQRRSLTWLGGCWAGAYLLCSVVVNKDSRYILPYLPLLIVLLAYGLSLWPRALLGRIARWGTLALASWLMLTNLFPIGGGWLAGVLSPGARHWPDLKGGWPPASVVAAVAQAEPYLSANIGVLPSLPGLNQGNVSYYGALADFQVYGRQVGVQAAYIQPDLKALDWLVTKTGDPGSVRDAYPLVVKTLEADPAFRVMQTWSLPDQSQLKLFQRKQPTVRVMPLPQAVSSVQLVDVVLPDRVPPGSIVPVTYRWRGPWSDLKSGLMLLEWQGANQARLLQDHSLGLGRLYGERRGSYEIQETLGLQVPKRLAAGNYTLSATYLNRQGTWLERLKLPPIQIRVDATAPAVANSPAPDLVTQFRALAAQLPRGRLEPIFTAIARISQYDPNQDYVNQAALAAAYRLQQEPQNLALAYQLALARVLQRRAPEAIKAFERVVRLSPRNPYAYTYLAFVNLYDFHPRAAERALVIARNLSPQLPEVRTLSGVAALMQGNFNRAWSYFHSTS comes from the coding sequence ATGCAGTGGCTTGATCACCTGTTTGTTGGCCGCCGCAGGTACAAAGACCAGAGTAAACACTGGCCAACTTGGAAGCAGATTCCTCAAGCAAAGCGGGACTTTTGGCTGCTGCTTGGCATTGGCTTGCTCGGGATGCTGACCGAACGTCTATGGTTCTGGTTGGATCAGTCAGTACCATCCTGGGATCCATCTGAGCACTTTAATGGCTCCATGACTTATTGGAGCCTACTGGGGCGAGCTGAAATCACCTCTGGAGCCTGGTGGCGCGAGTTCTGGATGGCCTCGCCCAAGTATCCGCCTCTGCTGTATATTCTGACCGCTCCGTTCTATGCCCTATTTGGCACCGGTATTGACCAGGCAACGCTTGTAAACCTGCTGTTTGGGCTCATCTTGATGTGGGCAGTGTACAGTCTGGGTCAGCATCTGTTCAGCTCAACAGTTGGACTGTGGGCTGCGGTTCTGGTCTGGCTAACCCCACATCTGTACACTGCTCGAACCGAATTTCTGCTGGACTATCCGACGACAGCGCTAGTCACTCTGGCCCTGTATTACCTGACTCGCTGGCGTGATACCCATAAACTGGCTCAGCGTTGGGACTGGACCTTGGCGAGTGGGATCAGTATCGGTCTAGCCTTGCTCTGTAAGCAAACCGCTTTGCTATTTTTGCTGGTACCGCTGTTGTGGTTAGGCTTAGAGTCACTGACCCAACGTGCTTGGGGACGGTTTGGGCAATGGTTGATCAGCTTATGCACCGTGGGCTTAGTCTTGTGGCCTTGGTATCGCACCAACTGGTTGCTGATTTTGACTTCTAGCAATCGCGCCGTTATAGAGTCTGCCGCTTTAGAGGGTGATCCACCTCTGAACGCGCTGGCCGCCTGGACCTACTACGCAGCTAATTTGCCCCGGGCCCTGTCCTGGCCGCTACTGCTGGTCCCTCTAGTTGGCCTGTTGCTCTATATTTGGCGGGCTTGGCCGAGCTCACAGCAGAGACGTTCTCTCACCTGGTTAGGGGGGTGTTGGGCTGGCGCGTATTTGCTGTGTTCCGTGGTGGTTAACAAGGACAGTCGCTACATTCTGCCCTATCTGCCGCTGCTAATCGTGTTGCTGGCCTATGGTCTGAGCTTGTGGCCCCGGGCTCTTCTCGGGCGAATTGCTCGTTGGGGAACCTTGGCGTTAGCAAGCTGGTTAATGCTCACTAATCTGTTTCCAATTGGGGGAGGCTGGTTAGCTGGAGTCTTAAGTCCTGGCGCACGACATTGGCCTGACCTTAAAGGTGGCTGGCCTCCAGCGTCAGTGGTTGCAGCGGTGGCTCAGGCAGAGCCCTATCTCAGTGCCAATATTGGTGTTTTACCCAGCCTGCCCGGTCTCAATCAGGGCAATGTTAGCTACTATGGCGCGCTTGCTGATTTTCAGGTTTACGGACGCCAAGTGGGGGTTCAAGCTGCTTATATTCAACCGGATCTGAAAGCTCTTGACTGGTTAGTCACCAAAACAGGGGATCCAGGTTCTGTCCGCGACGCCTACCCGCTCGTGGTCAAAACATTAGAGGCTGACCCAGCTTTCCGGGTCATGCAAACCTGGTCTCTGCCCGACCAGAGCCAGCTCAAGCTTTTTCAACGTAAACAGCCAACTGTGCGGGTAATGCCTCTGCCTCAGGCTGTTAGCTCTGTTCAACTGGTTGACGTTGTGCTGCCTGATCGCGTGCCGCCCGGCAGTATCGTGCCTGTGACTTATCGTTGGCGAGGACCTTGGTCAGATTTAAAGTCAGGTCTAATGCTACTGGAGTGGCAGGGTGCTAACCAGGCCCGTTTGCTTCAGGATCATAGCCTTGGGCTAGGGCGACTATATGGTGAGCGCCGGGGTAGCTACGAGATTCAAGAAACGCTTGGCCTACAGGTTCCGAAACGCTTAGCGGCTGGCAATTATACCCTGAGTGCAACCTACCTGAACCGACAAGGAACTTGGCTTGAACGTCTGAAGTTACCTCCTATTCAAATCCGTGTGGATGCTACTGCGCCCGCTGTTGCCAACTCGCCAGCCCCTGATCTAGTCACTCAATTTCGCGCTCTGGCTGCCCAGTTACCTAGAGGAAGGTTAGAGCCTATTTTTACGGCAATCGCTCGCATCAGCCAATACGACCCGAACCAGGATTACGTGAATCAAGCAGCCCTTGCTGCCGCCTATCGATTGCAGCAAGAGCCTCAAAACTTGGCTTTGGCCTATCAATTGGCCCTGGCTCGTGTGTTGCAACGTCGGGCCCCTGAGGCAATCAAGGCATTCGAGCGGGTTGTCCGGCTCTCACCCCGCAATCCCTATGCCTATACCTATTTGGCATTTGTAAACCTCTATGACTTTCATCCCAGAGCTGCCGAACGCGCGTTGGTCATAGCCCGCAACTTGTCTCCCCAACTGCCAGAGGTTCGTACGCTGTCGGGCGTGGCAGCTCTTATGCAGGGTAATTTCAACCGAGCCTGGTCATATTTCCACTCAACTTCCTAA